In a single window of the Nodularia sp. LEGE 06071 genome:
- a CDS encoding catalase: MKLFTEYPEKDELKYSNLMSDLATKRMENLYGDEKKEPAKRDTHAKTHAAVQGTLEIFDFDEAAIKQELSKRTSLTAAQLSAISLKQGLFAKQKQYPVWLRFANGAFSVKNDYEPDTRSMAVKVIGVEGERLPQSHELKTQDIIVHNVEFFFVKTIKKFYSFFLAVYRSGLSPFLKLSTLLWLLFNPHEFSLLKNGFKRTPKSLLTERYWSASAYSLGLKSDFDPTKTSLVPVEYPAVIKYAFTPVSNQAPHQQLPFQERPESELKSAKALGSEDNYYREDLTQALAKPDAEYHWDFQIQFQTSPTMSIDDTTIAWNEEESPFITVGRLTVKHQNIHSPQEDDFGENLRFSVWNGLAVHRPVGAINRLRSIVYPIVAEYRHKKRGVKYQEPTV, encoded by the coding sequence ATGAAACTATTTACCGAATATCCAGAAAAAGACGAACTCAAATATTCCAATCTCATGAGTGACCTAGCTACAAAGCGAATGGAAAATCTTTACGGGGATGAGAAAAAAGAACCCGCCAAAAGAGATACTCATGCTAAAACCCACGCTGCTGTTCAAGGAACTCTGGAAATCTTTGACTTTGATGAAGCAGCAATTAAACAAGAATTGAGCAAACGCACCTCATTAACAGCAGCTCAACTTTCAGCCATTTCCCTAAAACAAGGTTTATTTGCCAAACAGAAACAATATCCGGTGTGGTTACGATTTGCTAATGGTGCCTTTTCCGTAAAAAATGATTATGAACCAGACACACGCTCGATGGCTGTAAAAGTGATTGGGGTAGAAGGAGAACGACTACCGCAAAGTCACGAGTTAAAAACCCAGGATATTATTGTCCACAATGTCGAATTCTTTTTTGTTAAAACCATTAAAAAGTTTTACAGCTTTTTTTTAGCGGTTTATCGATCTGGGCTATCTCCATTTCTGAAGCTGTCCACGCTTTTATGGCTACTGTTCAATCCCCATGAATTCTCACTTCTAAAAAATGGTTTCAAACGGACTCCCAAGAGTTTGCTCACAGAACGCTATTGGAGTGCTTCAGCCTATTCCCTGGGACTCAAATCTGATTTTGACCCCACCAAAACGAGTCTAGTTCCTGTGGAATATCCGGCTGTAATTAAATATGCATTTACTCCGGTTTCCAATCAAGCACCTCATCAACAGCTTCCTTTCCAGGAAAGACCAGAAAGCGAACTGAAGAGTGCCAAAGCATTAGGTTCAGAGGACAACTACTACCGAGAGGATCTAACTCAAGCTTTAGCAAAACCTGATGCTGAATACCATTGGGACTTTCAAATCCAATTTCAAACTAGCCCAACGATGTCCATCGATGATACTACCATAGCGTGGAATGAAGAGGAATCACCCTTCATTACAGTTGGTCGTCTGACAGTTAAGCATCAAAACATTCACTCTCCTCAAGAAGATGACTTTGGAGAAAATCTCCGCTTTTCTGTTTGGAATGGTCTAGCAGTACATCGTCCTGTCGGCGCGATTAATCGGTTACGTAGCATAGTGTATCCTATCGTTGCTGAGTACCGACATAAAAAAAGAGGAGTCAAATACCAAGAACCAACAGTCTAA
- a CDS encoding MotA/TolQ/ExbB proton channel family protein yields the protein MGINNLFSAGGVVMWPLFGFSVLAVALIIERIRFWVRINNRQSIVIREVLKLYRLDNVVGAMDKLRKNADLPLARIFLSPLELEEPNPEEFRLALESEAQAEIPLLKRFQNIFETIIGLAPLLGLLGTVLGLIASFASLDIGDVGGTKTAGVTAGISEALVSTATGLVVAIFTLLFANSFRGLYVRQIALIQEYGGQLELLYRRRYERGEKSYAPTR from the coding sequence ATGGGAATTAATAATCTGTTTTCGGCTGGCGGTGTGGTCATGTGGCCGCTATTCGGGTTTTCAGTGTTAGCCGTAGCCCTGATTATTGAACGTATTCGGTTTTGGGTGAGAATCAATAACCGTCAAAGCATTGTGATTAGAGAGGTATTGAAACTTTATCGACTAGATAACGTAGTGGGCGCAATGGATAAACTCCGGAAAAATGCAGATTTGCCTTTAGCGCGCATTTTTCTTTCCCCTCTGGAATTGGAAGAACCGAACCCCGAAGAATTTCGTTTAGCACTAGAAAGTGAAGCTCAAGCAGAGATACCTTTACTCAAACGCTTTCAAAACATCTTTGAGACAATTATCGGTTTAGCCCCACTATTAGGTCTACTGGGTACTGTATTGGGATTAATTGCTTCCTTTGCTTCCCTAGATATCGGTGATGTGGGAGGTACGAAAACCGCAGGTGTAACTGCTGGTATCAGTGAAGCTTTGGTTTCTACAGCGACAGGATTGGTAGTTGCGATATTTACACTCTTATTTGCCAACTCTTTTCGCGGTTTATATGTCCGTCAAATAGCACTCATCCAAGAGTACGGGGGACAATTAGAGTTACTTTACCGCCGACGCTACGAACGAGGAGAGAAAAGTTATGCGCCTACCAGATGA
- a CDS encoding ExbD/TolR family protein, which yields MRLPDEADLPAQINILPMIDVIFAILTFFIMSTLFLTRSEGLPVNLPTATTATQQQIPMKITVTVDEQGIISVNRQPSKVDSLADQLRTIIGSNSEALVIINADEKVGHGQVVAIMDRVRQVKGAKLAISTQKP from the coding sequence ATGCGCCTACCAGATGAAGCAGATTTACCAGCACAGATCAACATCTTACCGATGATTGATGTGATCTTTGCGATTTTAACCTTTTTTATCATGTCAACGCTGTTTTTAACTAGGTCTGAAGGTTTGCCCGTTAATTTACCTACGGCGACCACAGCCACACAGCAGCAAATTCCCATGAAAATTACCGTAACGGTAGACGAACAAGGAATAATTAGCGTCAATCGTCAACCTAGTAAAGTTGATTCATTAGCAGACCAACTGCGGACTATCATTGGTTCTAACTCAGAAGCGTTGGTAATTATTAATGCTGATGAAAAAGTAGGTCATGGTCAGGTAGTAGCAATTATGGATCGAGTGCGTCAGGTAAAAGGGGCGAAATTAGCCATTTCTACACAAAAACCTTAA
- a CDS encoding CTB family bacteriocin, which yields MLNPLFTEVSSEQQEAVVGGFTFNFGNTFFTGSQENTSTTTTSTPDGGSTTTSTTGNVQINTTGLTFNGFNLPANFLSGGVTP from the coding sequence ATGTTGAACCCATTATTTACCGAAGTATCCTCTGAGCAACAAGAAGCAGTAGTTGGTGGATTTACCTTTAACTTTGGTAACACTTTCTTTACTGGCAGCCAAGAAAATACTTCCACAACCACAACCTCTACCCCTGATGGTGGTAGCACCACAACCAGCACCACTGGAAACGTGCAAATTAACACCACTGGATTAACCTTCAACGGATTCAATCTACCTGCTAACTTCTTGTCCGGCGGTGTAACACCATAA
- a CDS encoding CTB family bacteriocin encodes MSNPLFIEVSSEQQEVTAGGITINFGATNFFGSIGITTTTTTSLPDGGSETISETDNTTVETSGIVFAGFDLTEDLFSTLF; translated from the coding sequence ATGTCAAACCCATTATTTATCGAAGTATCCTCTGAGCAACAAGAAGTAACTGCCGGTGGAATTACGATTAATTTTGGTGCAACCAATTTTTTTGGAAGTATCGGCATAACCACCACAACCACTACGTCTCTTCCTGACGGTGGTAGCGAAACAATCAGCGAAACTGACAACACAACAGTTGAGACATCTGGTATCGTGTTTGCTGGATTCGATCTAACTGAAGATTTATTTAGTACTTTATTTTAG
- a CDS encoding CTB family bacteriocin has product MSNSLFTEVSAKQQETVAGGFSFNFSGTTFLGLQTATGTGSTSTPAGSQTLSENALIEVDTTGTTANGLDLPADFNLASFFSAFFGA; this is encoded by the coding sequence ATGTCAAACTCATTGTTTACCGAAGTATCCGCAAAGCAACAAGAAACCGTAGCAGGTGGATTCAGCTTCAATTTTAGTGGAACTACTTTCTTAGGACTACAAACAGCTACAGGAACTGGCTCTACCTCTACTCCAGCTGGTAGTCAAACACTTAGCGAAAATGCTTTAATAGAAGTTGATACAACAGGTACAACTGCTAACGGACTGGATCTACCCGCAGATTTTAACCTGGCATCTTTCTTTTCTGCATTCTTCGGTGCTTAA
- a CDS encoding CTB family bacteriocin, which produces MFDQLFTEISVEDQETVTGGLDLNASLTTFFAQQTNSTTGAQSGFGGSTAGGSNSSLTVFTTGLTLNYFNGVTPPPPIPNPNPNPNPGPTPGPVNP; this is translated from the coding sequence ATGTTTGACCAATTATTTACAGAAATATCTGTTGAAGATCAAGAAACCGTAACTGGTGGTTTGGATCTTAATGCGTCTTTGACTACATTTTTTGCCCAACAAACTAACTCTACTACTGGCGCTCAATCTGGGTTTGGAGGTAGTACAGCAGGCGGTAGTAATTCTTCTCTGACAGTGTTCACAACTGGTTTGACTTTAAATTACTTTAATGGTGTAACACCACCACCACCAATTCCCAATCCCAATCCCAATCCCAATCCAGGCCCAACCCCAGGACCTGTAAATCCATAG